GATACGCTGCTCAAAAAGCCACGGAAGGACTTGGTGACATTAGTCACGTTAGTAAATAGAGATGCGGTAACTTGTCCGCGCTTGTCCTGTAGGGGAGATTTATGAATCGCCCCTACAGAATAAATCTGTTGCATTTCTTTATTCTTGTTATTTTTCAATAATTATATTATAACTAATTTTGTTAAATAATCATTGATTGAGGTGATTGTCTTGAAAAAAATAATGTTTTTTATCTTTGGGATGATATTAATTTCTGCTTCTTCGTATGCAGCGGATAATTATCTGTTTGACGCCGTGAGTAATACAGAGACGGCCGGAAGTGTTTTTACAGTAGATGTTTATGCACGTACTGGTGGGGGGACTGATACGGGTTACAATGGCACTGGGATTGTAACTGCATCTCATCCTACTTACGGTTCAGTGAATGTTACGCCGAGTAGTATTGACTTTGTTAGCGGGATAATTAATAACGTTGATTTTGTGGTGGAAGTTGCGGGTGATATTGAATTTACGGTAACAGACTCGGTTGTACCGGCGATTACAAGCTGGGCAGGACATGCTCATATTAATCCCAAGAGTATGCACCACTATCTGATGCTTCTGCATCAATCGCCGGATGTAATGCAGATTCAATTGCCAGGTACTTCTGGAGATGGTTATAGTCCTGTGCTTCCGACAGTAACAGCAGGTATTCCGTGTGCAATTTCAATTGTAGCAGTAGATGATTTAAATAATACTATTCCAATGGCAATCACGGTTACCGTAAATGATTGGTTTTCTGAACCGAATTGGTCGGAAACGAAATCATCAAGCAATGGAATTGCTGGTTATTTATGGATTCCAAATCCTACTGGGGATGGCCAGTATAGTTTTAATACGACGCTTACACCTACATTTAGTCTTAATGGGAGTGGAACTGTAAAAATTGATATTCCAGATACATTTTATATGTGGGTGGATGTGCCGACTAGTATCTATGCTGGAGTGCCGTTTTCTATGACATTGACTGCTTCGAGTTCGATTACAGCCAAAGAACCTTCTCCCGGCGCGAGTGGATATTATTTCAGGCTTGATCCGCTATTGCCGGACAATTCCGCAGGGCACGGTACGCTGACTCCCACGAATATGACAATCGATTCCAGTGGATACAAACAAAGTATGTTTACGTATACGACAGCAGAATATTTTAAATTTGATCCGGTAAGAATTACACCGACTGATGGAAAAACAATTGAGATTGCTTCATCCCCGTTGATTAATGTGATGGCAGGGGCACCGACGCAGATTTCGGTTGAAGTTTCGCCGGTGTCGATCGAAGCCGGGCA
This bacterium DNA region includes the following protein-coding sequences:
- a CDS encoding T9SS type A sorting domain-containing protein; its protein translation is MKKIMFFIFGMILISASSYAADNYLFDAVSNTETAGSVFTVDVYARTGGGTDTGYNGTGIVTASHPTYGSVNVTPSSIDFVSGIINNVDFVVEVAGDIEFTVTDSVVPAITSWAGHAHINPKSMHHYLMLLHQSPDVMQIQLPGTSGDGYSPVLPTVTAGIPCAISIVAVDDLNNTIPMAITVTVNDWFSEPNWSETKSSSNGIAGYLWIPNPTGDGQYSFNTTLTPTFSLNGSGTVKIDIPDTFYMWVDVPTSIYAGVPFSMTLTASSSITAKEPSPGASGYYFRLDPLLPDNSAGHGTLTPTNMTIDSSGYKQSMFTYTTAEYFKFDPVRITPTDGKTIEIASSPLINVMAGAPTQISVEVSPVSIEAGHTATISVTVMDAYQNVVSGVPVQFTKTVGSDDAFVSPATDQTGVDGIARTTFTGGIINETAVVRCKVNAIEADVAIVVSVAPPSGDKMINYPNPLNPNQGKTSLNYFLNEESDVEIRVFDAFGRMVFSQDIKKGQGTGDFVGATIPGGANFNWDGRNGEGRMVANGIYLIKVKAKGNSGTQEFERRVGVLK